The following coding sequences lie in one Terriglobales bacterium genomic window:
- a CDS encoding ketopantoate reductase family protein encodes MKKRICVVGCGAVGSLFAAHLAQKGEAEVFAYDVSREHVNAINGSGLRLSGEAEFTARLRAAYDAKELPRCDYGIVATKSVHTRGAMQQVARLFDEKSAVCSVQNGVGNEEIIAEHVKYVIRGTTFPAGHILAPGHVGYDIKGDTWIGPFEPTNTPMSMVEELAGLMTRSGMNTIAMQDARGAQWTKLIFNAGTNPVGALTGLHHSAASFFQPTGELFDALIDEGLAVARALGIELHNDPKALVLKAANAPGKHKASMLQDAEARRQTEVDFMNGAIVEWGKKTGVPTPLNKAIWELVKGLEHSWTNP; translated from the coding sequence ATGAAGAAACGAATCTGTGTCGTCGGATGTGGAGCGGTGGGCAGCTTGTTCGCGGCTCACCTGGCGCAAAAGGGTGAGGCCGAGGTCTTCGCCTATGACGTCTCCCGCGAGCACGTGAATGCCATCAACGGCAGTGGTCTGCGTCTCTCGGGGGAGGCCGAATTCACTGCCCGCCTGCGCGCCGCCTACGATGCCAAGGAACTGCCCCGCTGCGACTATGGCATTGTGGCCACCAAGAGTGTCCACACGCGCGGCGCCATGCAGCAGGTCGCGCGTCTCTTCGATGAGAAGAGCGCGGTCTGCTCGGTGCAGAACGGCGTGGGCAACGAGGAGATCATTGCCGAACACGTGAAGTACGTCATCCGCGGCACCACCTTCCCCGCCGGCCACATCCTCGCCCCCGGTCACGTCGGGTACGACATCAAGGGCGACACCTGGATCGGCCCTTTCGAGCCTACCAACACGCCCATGTCCATGGTGGAAGAGCTGGCAGGGCTCATGACCCGCTCCGGCATGAACACCATCGCCATGCAGGACGCGCGCGGCGCCCAGTGGACCAAGCTGATTTTCAACGCCGGCACCAATCCCGTGGGCGCGCTCACCGGACTGCATCACAGCGCGGCTTCGTTCTTCCAGCCTACCGGCGAACTTTTTGACGCGCTCATCGACGAGGGGCTGGCCGTCGCTCGCGCCCTGGGCATCGAGCTGCATAACGATCCCAAGGCGCTCGTGCTCAAGGCGGCCAACGCGCCCGGCAAGCACAAGGCTTCCATGCTGCAGGACGCCGAGGCCCGCCGCCAGACCGAAGTCGACTTCATGAACGGCGCCATCGTGGAGTGGGGCAAGAAGACCGGCGTCCCCACGCCCCTGAACAAGGCTATCTGGGAGCTGGTGAAGGGACTGGAGCACTCCTGGACGAATCCGTAA
- a CDS encoding LLM class flavin-dependent oxidoreductase, whose amino-acid sequence MPPFKIGVLQLSMEPLGETVAMAKACEQAGFDVFWLAEAYPWWRKHSYEARSSTAITAIIARETKRIAVGWGIISPYTRHPVQIAMEARVMQDAAGDGRFLLGLGASKIFMKEIGEGEKGKEVGPAVVMRESLEIIQAVLAGGEVRYEGKAFSAFAPPLKPDAHVSRARVPVYFAGTGPVLQKLAGQITDGLLTASITTPEFVKYSRKNMEEGARKAGRDPAAIDLGSVIVGSVHRDGKKGREGAREMAAMYLANKVQNIRGTADTLLECAQLSMEEIRPIAEAMEQGGRKAAARAVTDGILDKVHAIAGTPDDCIARLEEYRAAGCTQIMLELWGDDRLEQAKLFGEAVLPHFKKAR is encoded by the coding sequence ATGCCTCCTTTCAAGATCGGCGTCCTGCAACTCTCCATGGAGCCTCTCGGCGAAACTGTCGCCATGGCCAAGGCCTGCGAGCAGGCCGGCTTTGACGTTTTCTGGCTGGCCGAGGCTTATCCCTGGTGGCGCAAGCACTCCTACGAAGCCCGCTCTTCGACCGCCATCACCGCCATCATTGCGCGCGAGACCAAGCGGATCGCGGTGGGCTGGGGCATCATCTCGCCCTACACGCGTCATCCCGTGCAGATCGCCATGGAAGCCCGTGTCATGCAGGACGCGGCCGGCGATGGCCGCTTTCTGCTCGGCCTCGGCGCCTCCAAGATCTTCATGAAGGAGATCGGCGAGGGCGAGAAAGGTAAAGAGGTCGGTCCCGCCGTCGTGATGCGCGAGAGCCTGGAGATCATCCAGGCCGTGCTCGCCGGCGGGGAGGTGCGCTATGAGGGAAAAGCGTTCAGCGCCTTCGCGCCACCGCTCAAGCCGGACGCCCACGTCTCCCGCGCCCGAGTGCCCGTGTATTTTGCCGGGACCGGTCCGGTACTGCAGAAGCTCGCCGGGCAGATCACCGATGGCTTGCTCACCGCTTCCATCACCACGCCCGAGTTCGTGAAGTATTCACGCAAGAACATGGAAGAAGGCGCGCGCAAGGCCGGCCGCGACCCCGCCGCAATCGATCTCGGCTCCGTCATCGTGGGCAGTGTGCACCGCGACGGAAAGAAGGGCAGGGAAGGGGCGCGCGAGATGGCCGCCATGTATCTCGCCAACAAGGTGCAGAACATCCGCGGCACCGCGGACACCCTTCTGGAATGCGCCCAGTTGAGCATGGAAGAGATCCGTCCCATTGCCGAGGCCATGGAACAGGGCGGGCGCAAGGCCGCAGCCCGCGCCGTGACCGATGGGATCCTGGATAAAGTGCATGCCATCGCCGGCACGCCCGACGACTGCATCGCACGGCTCGAGGAATATCGCGCCGCCGGCTGCACCCAGATCATGCTCGAGCTTTGGGGTGACGACCGCCTCGAGCAGGCCAAGCTCTTCGGCGAGGCCGTCCTGCCGCACTTCAAGAAAGCTCGGTAG